The genomic segment GGTTATGTCAATAATCGAGTAAGCTgttgattattttgtcattttatccGAGGATCAggttaaaaaacaaattttaattTCCATACCGTTATGTAAAGAAAAGCAAATTAACCGTGCAAGAACATAAATTAAGATTCAGTTACTAGTTTGGAACATGTCAGAAGAAAAAGGTCAAAAATGTCGATattattttccaaagtaaaagcaaatgGAGAATATTTTATATTGATTCAACAAAACTTTAATGTTTGCTTATATGGAGTACTGCAGAAATTTGAGAATATTTACTGGTGAAAGGCTAGAATTCTGAAGATTTGcacaattttaaataaaatgaggTCTCAAAACGATGAATCGATTATTAATTATGAAATCACTTAATTGATAAATTGTTCCAGctcataaaaataacaaaatatcgTACATATAAACAAAAATATCATCAAATTAATGTCACAATATCAGTTCGCCTATTGCGTCCAAAAACATGTGTCTCTCTTTGTCTCCCCCTGCAGGAGAAGGAGAAAAAGTACATGCTGCAGGTGGACAACTTGAGGCTGCGGGATGTCGAGAAAGGCTTCATGTCTAGCAAGCACATTTTTGCCCTATTCAACACCGAGCAAAGGTTTAACTCCAGCTATTTAATAATGTTAATGCTATTGTCAAACAAATATCTTAATTGTTGTGTTCTATATTCCTCAAAAAGACTTCTAATTATTGTGCAATGCTTGAAGAGCAGACATTGTATCTCTGTAAAGCTGAAGTGTGTGATGTTAATGCTTTCCATGTGTAAACCGCAGAAATGTgtacaaggactaccggcagcTAGAGTTGGCCTGCGAGAGTCAGGAAGACGTGGACGCGTGGAAGGCCTCGTTCTTGCGGGCCGGCGTGTACCCTGAACGTGTCACGGTAACACACTATCACAGTATTTAGCATGAGCCCATTACTGGTTTATTTGGAGTCTGTTTTGTCAATTGTATTTCGTCTCTcatgtttccttttttccttttttcaatATCTGTTTTCCTCATCGCTGTTTGGCCTTGTAGGAAAAGGAAGGAAAGGTATGTGCCTCTAGTTGACATCTTGATTCCTCACTCTTTGCCGCATTATTTTTTAGTCATTGTGTgtgacttaccgtattttccggactataaggcccaccggactataaggcgcactttcaatgaatggcccattttaaaactttgtccttatataagtcgcaccggactataaggcgcaccattaatgcatcatgtcagatttttaatccaaatcaaatcattctccattttatctttttatttcaacttcagacgcaactaattactttataatcacaaaataatgatccatagtctttttgattcatgattcatagtcttcagcgggccacttatgattgatttcatgacacaatgctttgggccagtacaaatttaggaatttggtccatacataaggcgcaccagactataaggcgcactgtcggcttttgagaaaattttaggtttttaggtgcgccttataatccggaaaatacggtagttgggttttttttgtcacgTTATCCTCTCTATAATGCAGTGAAATGTGGACTTGATAATAAATTGCAATTACACTGCTATCAGATCTTAAATGAAACTGTTATTAGTCATTTTTGTTGTCGTCATTAGGGATGCTCGGTACAACGTTTTTTCAGACCGATACAAGTACAGGTGTTTCTTTACCCGCTTTTTCTGTACAGAGCGACACGGGTGACGAAAACGGCTCTGACGGTTTCATGAACAGCATGGACCCCCAGCTGGAGCGTCAGGTAGAGACCATCCGCAACCTGGTCGACTCCTACATGGCGATCGTCAACAAAACAGTCCGCGACCTGATGCCCAAGACCATCATGCACCTTATGATTAATAACGTGAGTTCTTCTTCTCCGGAGCTCGGGGAAATTTTTTCTGTACCACACTGTTAAAGTTCTGTTTTGCTATCCAGTGTAAAGAGTTCATAAATGCTGAGCTGCTGGCCCAGCTGTACTCGTGCGGCGACCAGAACACACTGATGGAGGAATCTCAGGAGCAGGCGCAGCACCGTGACGAAATGCTGAGGATGTACCACGCCCTGCGAGAGGCACTCCACATCATTGGTGACATTAGCACAACCACCATCACCACAGCTATGCCGCCACCTGTGGACGACTCGTGGCTACAGGTCCAGCGGAGTAGCTCTGGAGGAAGGTGAGGGATAAACTCAAAGCTGACCAATTCACAAGTCTGATTTGGATGGGATAGGGTTTGGGTTCCTTGACTCTGAACAGGAAGACAAATGTACGGATGGCTGCACTGTCTTCGTTGTCGTCTCCTTCCTCCAGGTCTCCAGCCACTAGTCCTACTCCAAATCGCAGGGCACCCCCAGCTCGTCCTGGTTCCCGTGGGCCTCCCCCTGCCGGGGGACCCCCAGTACCGTCCCGCCCTggggcttctccagacccttacAGCGGGCCACCACCCACGGTGCCCTCTCGTCCAAACCGTGCACCCCCGAGTGTGCCCAGGTGAGTTAAGACCAAAGTCTTTCCATTTCTCTGTCCTCTTGAGAATTTAGTTGGAtgtcataccaaaaaaaaaaaaaaatcaacttatACGCTTTGATAGTAAGATACTAAGTAATTCATTATAAAAACTTGATATGGAATTTTAGCTACCGAGCAGACACTGAAATCAGGATAATAATTGATTTGCTCCTTTTCCTGCCAGACTGAATGTTTCTCATGTTAGCCATGGCCAAAAGACTCCGAATCATAAAACTGATATTGTCGTACCCCTGTACAGGAACAGGATAGAAACAAACAATTTCAAAGACACCGCGATAAGACTTTTGGGACAAGTTACTTTATAAACAtgaattttaaaacaaaatcacaCTTTTGTGCTAGGTACCAAATATGGATATTGTGTGTTTGTATTTCCCCATTCTTACTCTGGAAGAAATGTAAAATGTTCAGTGTTGTTAATTTTCCTACATTTTCCTACTAAATTCTCATGAGGACACCTTAAGTATTGTTGTTAAGATGTTGGTGTGGATCCTCTTGTGTTGCTAAGGGGCATGTGAAGACACCCGGACGAGGGCGTACAGGAGGTAAATAAAAACAGAGGAGTAGTTGTTGGTACGACATAGAGACAGAGCAACTAGTGTAAGCAGCTTCCTTGTCTATAGACTGTCGTCCCGCTCACAAGCAGTATCCTCATGGTAAAATCTGTGCGTTCAAAGCATGCCAGGAATGATGGATGAGGAATAATTTGAAATCCTTTCTGTTTTTCCACTATGCCTGTCCCATTTGTTAACGTCTCGCTATGTAACTTCttgtttctctctttttcatctttttctttctttctttctttctttctttctttctttctttctttctttctttctttctttctttctttctttctttctttctttctttctttctttctttctttttttgtctttctttcttttttctttttttctttttttctttctttctttcttttttctgtctgtctgtctgtctgtctgcctttctttctttctttctttctttctttctttctttctttctttctttctttctttctttctttctgtctgtctgtctgtgtctgtctgtctgtctgtctgtctgtctgtctgtctgtctgtctttctttctttctttctttctttctttctttctttctttctttctttctttctgtctgtctgtctgtctgtctgtctgtctgtctgtctgtctgtctgtgtctgtctgtgtctgtctgtctgtctgtctttttctttctttctttctttctttctttctttctttctttctttctttctttctttctttctttctttctttctttctttacctCCACATACTTACTGCCACACGACCATGCTTCTTTCCACAGAATCACTATCACTGACCAATGAGGACTAACTTTTTTCCGGTATGTGGTGTTGTCTGCCATTTTCATCGTCAGCATCGACCACGGCTGCCTTCCttgttcctcctcttcttcctctctcttcattttcttttttttctttactcattttttttgttctcttttCAGAGTGCTGCATGGGaatacacgtacacacacaatcGAAAAAAATTATTGTGTGACTTTTCTTCATTAACCCAAATACAAACCCCACCTACCCCCCCCTTCAAGTCAACTGTTAACCTCCATTTTGCTGATGTTTTGTGTCAGTGTCATGTGCGGAGATGTTCCATGACTCGATCCCCACCAATCCCTATAAGCAACCATTTTGGAAAAGCTAACAAAAAATTCCCTTACATAATGCAGATTTAGTCTGTGCTTAGCAATATGAGGTACTTAAGTTTATAGCTTTGTGTTAATCTTTGTTTGCGCATTGACAAAATATCCAGTCTTACTTTTTTGCTATTGGTTTTGTGTTACAAACAGCGCAACGACTGATGAATGCTGTTAATCATAATTATAAAAAATTACAATATACTTGTTTATATTATTTAGCCTATCTTAGTCGActgattttgtttatttgttgttgttttttaaacctGTATAAAATGGTATGTGAGGTTTTACACAATGTCACGCTATACTTGGCCActaattattttaatcatcagcATTTACAGTATGTGCTTTTTGTGCAGTAGGGAACTGGAATCAAAGTAATTTTATTCATACGTTACATTTTGGCCAGTAATTTCCTTCGACTTTAAGATGTGCTAAGCTTTGCTAACAAGCTGTTACCACTAGCAGCGAAGACTGTAGTGAGGGTTACCAATGGTTGTTGTGTGTAACCCACAGTTCCTCCCTGAGATGTGTTTTATTACGCATGTTTTCAACATAAGGTGGCGCTCTGACAAGTCCAAATGACCAAACATTTAGTACACCAATATGTGAATTCCCCTCCGCCCTCTTTGTGTGTCCCCCAACAGTCGGAGACCCCCACCTTCACCGACCCACTAGACCTCCAAGCTCCTTCTTCCTACCCTTCTTCTGTCTCTCCTCTTTGGGCCGACGACATTACCTTCTTGTCTTCTGCGGTGGTGGCTCCATCCTCTTGCTCCTACCTCCATCCCTCAAACAGTACCACCTGTCAACAATGCACAAACTCCTACACTTACCTGCTGCATGGCCCACTATAACACGCAGATCCCCATTAAAATAATGTGAATATATTATAGACTGTGTATGACATTGTCATGCACACATAAAGCCAAGTTAGCCTCTGTATcgtaaaactaaaataaagcaAAACTACTCACTGACTTGACGGAGCGCTAAGTGAACTTTCATACATACCTGCTGCATGACCCACAATATCAAACAGGCTCCATTAAAACAAACAGTGAATATATTATACAGTGTGTATGACAGGGGTGGCATTTTTCTTTAGCAAACAAGTTGTCGTACTTGCATAACAGCAATTATAACTCATCAGACTGATGAAGGGAAATCTCAGATGGAATGGGGATGGGATAAGAAACGTTTTGCAAGAGTGATACTTTCACTCAGTGTGACATTTGGTGTTGCAATGCTAGTAGTTATATGAATTTACATTCCAAACAAAATGGACAAAGAAATGCACATTTTGAGTACAGCTTCTTCTTTTACTTATAAGATAGCCATTTTACCCATTATGCAGTTGTATGCTAATTAGGTTAGCATCGGCTTGGTATAAAAATAATTTGTGCAGTAAGTTTTGTGGGTAGAGCACTTACCATAAATCACTATAAGCGCCATTTCTGGTTCCATGGTTATCATCACACTTTTCCTGTTGGCCATCACTGGTACTAATACAtagaaaaagccaaagaaaaatgcaaaacaaacaattttCTCTTGGAGATGAAGGTTTGCTGGAGTCACACATGATGTTGGCTTGAACTCTGTTGTAGGAATGGATGACCATTACTATGACATCATCGTTGCATGACATCCTCTGACCATATATGGTCGTCTGACATGCTCTCTTCTTGCTCTGCACAGCAGGCCAACAAAGGGGCGCTGTTCGAACTCTAGAAGACACCTCACACCCCTTCTTTTTTCATCACTCTTCATCCATCATCCACCACTCACTCAGTCCACATTTCTTGCACAGAAGCTATGCAATGCAGGAAGTCcctcctctctccctcccccctATTTCAAAGCACCATTTATGATCCTTGGGTGAACAAACGAAACTGTTACCTTGTTAAGGCGGGATATTAATAAAAAGTGCAATATGGTAGCATGTTTCTGTGCTGGGACCCACCTGTATAACCCCTCTTTAATTAAttggtttgttttgattttttatcattttaaaaacaaaatgatcatctgccctttttttctttttctccttttttgttGGCAGTGGTCACGGGGGTGATTGAGAGGATACGTTCCATGTACACGATTCTCCTTCTGTTTGCTTTACTGTCAATTGTGCTGTGCTGTATTTTTGGAGCCCTTCAAATCGGTGATGTCATCAGTCAATCAATAAGCCCACCCACCCCTATCCTCTTCCAACACTTGTCCATCTCACACCTGCAAAAGCATGCATGGGACATATCTTTACTGTTATTCTGTATATATGTGTTGTGCATCTTACTGTTTTAAagcagagtaaaaaaaataaaaatctgaccGGTTCCCATTTTAGACCAGGAACCCTCAGTTTGGGCAACCTGCTTTAAGAACCTGTGCAATGTATGGAGtttatatgtatttaatttaaaatcatATTACGGTGAAGTGTGTATATGGATTTTGGCAAGATGTTTGATACTGTGGTGTAGCAGAaagatgttgttgttttatttcccTCTCATTCCTGCGCCTTTGCAACAAGGGCAGGGCAATGTACTGTTACTGTTACTGTGGATGCAACCATGACCGCACCCTGCAGGACTGCTGTGACACTGTtcacatacatatataaataaactgcaGTGTACTGACAAGTGATTCAGTGtcctgttttgttgttgttgcaagtGAGTACTACAGGCTACTAACACTAGAATTTATTACTGCTAGTAGAATGACTAATGCATGGGTGATTCCAGAGTTGGAGGACATTTCCACCATAATAATGTCATGTTTTTAGTTTAGTTttggactttgttttttttcccttgtcctTTTTGTCAGAGTTATGTTTCgttttccttttctttgtgtgtctttttagatcaggggtgtcaaactaatttttttggcgtgccgcattgtagtcatagcttctttcggagggccattaggactgtcaacccaaataaatgtatgagcatctcatattatatacagtaaaagctacaaaacaaactgacaaataactcgttttcaaatcagatgagtaaaaactggtcaaacatttgaaaaaactgatattattaaaagtgaagacaatttgcaattccagtaatgacacacaaatttgatgcacaatttgtcttcgcagaccacataaaatgatgtggcgggccgtatgtggcccctgggccttgagtttgacacctgtgttttaGATCATTGTTTTCACCTGTTCGCATTAGCCCCGCCCCTTGCATCTTCCAATCAGCTCCCTAATGTGTTTTGTCCAGGTGTTCTTGGTTGTGTCGTCAGTTTGGTTGTATTTAGTTTCCTTCTTTCTGTTCAGTCTGTTTTGTTCTCTGCACTTTGTGCCGCAAACTTTGTGGTGACCTTATCTATGTCTGTTTTTGCGACAGTTTATTTTGTTACCTTGTTTCCCTGTTGTTTTGATTTCCTGTCTATTTAGCTTTCACTGTCCATTACTGCTTTGTttgcctttttgttttattttaattaatttgattcattttaatttattttattaatttgatgACCAAATCTGTGACCAGCACTTATGTACTCATTCCTTGAAACCTGACACGTTATTTTTAAATAGTTTTGTTCTTGATCAGTACGGTATGGTAATATCAAAATCAAATATGTTTTATATGCCGGAGCATCTGGAGCATCATTGTGCATATGtagcaaaatatatataaaaaatctaAGAATAATTACAAATGTTTATCATGTGTTTCTCCTGAAGGCAACAAATTCAAACATTGATAGGTCTCCTTTTTTTAACCATTGTAGTGCctaaattatttttcatttctgaAAGGACTTATGCAGTACTAATAGTACTACTCCTCAACTTTAAGTGTTTGTCCGCTAACCAAGTAGACGAGATGTTACGTGTGAACAGCGTCACCTAGTGGAAGAATTTATGTATTATAGTCGCGAATGCAAACATACACTGTACGTTTGCAATGGAACAAATTGTTTCTAATTGTTTGTAGTATCTCTCTCAATCCTAAATATCTAAAAACATTCTGAaattaaaagtaaataaaatcaaTCCACATTATGCTGCTCAATCAGTTTTATTCAATagcggagggggggaaaaaaagtcagagCCAACAAATCAGTTCACTTCATTTTCAACACTCACTCACTTGTACATAAACATCCAAAACTGATTGGTTGGGACACTAAATCATTCCAAATAATAAATAGCATATGACCTCTCTTTTTCTCCTCCTTTGTATTAAATGTCAGCCTGTCAGCCACTAACCATCTTcttttgcacatacatacacccAGCCGGATAAATATACAATATGATACACACTTACAGTATATACACCCCAATGCACTTGATGTATGATCACTGCTCTCCCACCTACCAACTTCCTCCTTTGCAATCACATAGTAACAGTGTAAAGCGATACCACCCCATTTTATACACAAATATCAGGGttgtgcaagtttttttttactctacGGGCCGCTTAGAGAAAATACAAGATACGAGGGCTAACTTAGAAattcttcatttttaatttaagcTAAAAATCAATTCAACAAGATCTTATATATTGCAGCAGGCCACACTCATGGACTCGGGTTGTAGTTTGGACACCTCTGATATAATTGGACCGCTCCCAATAAACAAGGATGTTTAACCGTGGTATATTTGGAAGGAAAGTAACAGAATGACACAACATTTTTTGATATGGGAAAGGATCTGTTGATGGATTACTGCACAATTTTGGCAAAATTTAGTGGGAAAGGTTTAGTAACTCAAACTCTTCCATCCAACCTACTCCTTCAAAATGGCATCCTCAGCTACAGGGGCGTCATATGATGCGTCATCAAGAAGCTTTGTACAAACTGTTTTAGTGCAATTAACGTCTATTATCTCATTAATTCTACAAAATTATACATCAGACTCAGCTCCCcccacacacagacgcacactcCAGTTTTTGATAAGTAGTACATTCAAACTTGATGTGTCACAAGTAAAGAGACGTGAGGCCCTGTTATTGCACTTGAGCGTACGGTAAAGGGGGCGGTGGCCATTTTGGATGCTGTTAAATATACCGATATGTGGTGTTGGAATCTCACACCACCAGGATCTTCACTTCGTCCTGCTCATCTGGTCGGTAGAAGAAAGGGATGCAGGGGTTCTCTCCCATGAATGGGGGTGGCCGCGGCAGGCCCTGCGGGTTCTGGATCTCCTGCAGTAGCTGCATGATCTGTTGCGCCGTGCCGTCCTCCTTGGGCTCGGCTGGGGGCGGCGGGCTATGAGGTGAGGGGGGTTCCTGGCTGGCGGTGGGCTCGGAAAGAGGGATGAGCTCCATGGCATCTAGGAAACGGAGATTCTATGAGCACCGGGTGTGCAAAGCCCCTTTCACGTTGCCAGtaactgatttttttattttccccaaaCAAAAGTCATCAACATTGGTTTGAAAGGGCTCACCTGCTCCGCTGCCAGCGCCGAGGTCATGCCTGTGTGCTTGGTGTTCGGGGTGACGCTGGTCCTCGTCAATAGGAAGGAGGTCGGGGTTGGCCGAAGCCACGCCGTTGACGGCGCCGGTGTATTTACCGTACCAGTCGTTTCGCTCGGCCACCAGCCTCATGACCAGGTCCTGCAGCTCTGCCAGCTTCGCCTGGCAGACAAAAGTTATTTCAGATGTGCGGCCACTGCCAAGGAAACATGTTGATCAGTACCTTCATCTCTTCTTTGTCCTGAGCTAGCATACTGATGTATTGCTCCTTCTCCTGGTGCTTCTGCTTCATGATGGCCCTCTGGCTCTGGTACAAGGCAATGTATTCTCCTGAAAATCAAAGCGGCAACAATTTAGAGTGAGATTTAGCTTGTCGTGTCCCAAGCCGGTACCAGAAACAGTCATTCCCCCCTCACCGATGGTGTCCGTCTCGCCGGACAGCTGGATGCAGCGGTGCTCCAGTTCCTCCACGCGTTCCTTCAGGTCAGCCTTCTCCTGCATGAGCGAGGTGAAGCGCTGTTGAAGCTTCTCCATTGCTGTCTGTAATGCCTGATGAACTTCCACCGGCACTCCTTCTTCTGGCCACATCAGTTCACACATCAGCACGAGGCATGGGATTTTTACACAAATTAAAACAGCCATGATTTTTCAGTCATTATTTTTCTGAGGAACGTTTATGCATCAAAAGCACTAGTGGTATCGGTTTTTGGTATCAGTATCAAAGACTACTCAAGAACTGAGAACTCGTACTGGTAAAAAGTGGTATCGAACATCCctatatattatttttcaaaattgttaaGCTTTAGTGGGCCCTCCAGAGACACACTTGTTTTAATATTTATGAATATGTTTCACAATCAAAAACTACAAATGCATCTTTTCTCACCTGAATGTTGGTGATTGTGTTCACAGTGACTATGTTGGCCCTGAGTGTGTCCGTGCTCATGATGGTGATCATGATCGTAATGGTGATCATGATCATGATGGTGATCATGATCATGATGGTGATCATGATCATGATCGTGATGGTGATCATGATCATGATCGTGATCATGATCATGATCGTGATGGTGATCATGATCGTGATGGTGATCATGATCGTGATGGTGATCTTCATGCCCATGGTGGCTGTGCTGTTGGAGGCTGAGAGCCACGGCAGTGTGGTGCTTTGCAGCCATGTGGAGTCGCTGCTCCTCCCTCAGCAGCCTCCTGGCCTCATCCCGCTCGGCCTCCAAACGAGCCAAGGCATCGCGAATGAACTCTTCCTGCAGAGGCAGGGAAATCGGTCACCaagtcaaatacaagccagtTACACTACATTCAATGTAAATGGATCTTATACATGGCAATGCATGACGTATTTACAAGGGTCACGCTGTCGTGAAATATATGATAACCTGAGGTTGCTAATAGGTGAATATTCAATGGTTAGGTGGCACATGAGGTCAAAAAGGAAATGACATGTTTAAGGAGGAAAATATTCTTCTCACCATTTCTTTTTGGCTCTCAAAATCTTGCGGGATGATGATGGAGGATGACTCAGTCATATTTTCTTGAGGCAACTGGCTCTCCACTCCGTCTCCTGAGCAACATGATATATGAAAGGTCTTAATAAACATTTTTGCTGCTATTGCTAATGATACAAACCTTCATCTCGGGGCGCCATGGCTAGAGCAGAACTGTTGAGTAGCTCTCTGACCTCAGCCTTCAAATGCTCGTTATCTTTCACCAAATTATCCAAATACTCCtaaatgggggtggggggtcagCCATTTCATTAATTCACCAGAAAGGAATTGGGAAGCACATGCTTACATACCTGTGCTCGCTTCAATTCATTCTGGCTGACTTCCAGCTGAGCGCGGCCCTGGGACTCGTCGTGCTGCAGCCGGTCCATGAGTTGGCTCTGACTATAATATTGCCGGTGGAGCTGCTCCCTCTCGGAGACCAGTGTCTGGTAGGCGGCGCTGTACTGCTGCAAGTGGGCCGCCACCTGGTCCCTCTGCTCGGCCAGACCTTGAGCCTCCTTGTTTTTCTCTTCCAGCTGGTAGCAGGAGAAAGCCCAAATTAGCACAACCATCTGAGATAAATGTTTGGTAtggaaaaacaataacaatggagTACAGAGACTCCTAAAGATTGTATTGAAACACATATGTgtgaagtggaaaaaaatatataaaaaaatcacCAGGTCCTTCAATCATCTCATTTCACTTAACGAGGCAGAAAATTATTTTTAGATTTAGTACAAGTGTTTGTTCATCTGCCAGTGGTTTGGACATTAGTGTAGTGTTTGGTATATTTGTTCTTTTAATGTAGAATGTGTACGTTGGCTGAAAAAAGTTTGGCAAACAGTGACGCAGATGATGCGAACCTGCTCTTTCACGTTGTGCAGCTGCTCTTGAAGCTCGCCCATTCTGCGCGCCAGCTCCTTCTTAACATGTTGCTCTGACTGAATGGCGGTGGTCAGCTCCATGTTCTCATTTGTCTGCAAAACAACAGACACAAATATTTCAGATTGTGTCCCTCGTCAATCctaacattaaaattaaaataaatccgGGGTGTACAAGTCAGTTGGGAaacatttaagctataaaaaaaaaaaaaaactcaccagtTGAACAAAGCCGTTCTGCAGCTCAGCAAGTTGGTCTTTCAGCGTTCGGTTCTGCGTGAGCGCACGGCTGATGGTCACCTTGTCTGAATGAACGTCTTCGAGCATGCGGCGACGGTCGTCGGCCTCCTGGGCTTCGCGCTCCGCCTGCTGCTCCAGTTCCGCCAGGCGTGCTTCTTGCTCTGAGCACAGGCGACTCAGCTGCTCATTGTCGCGTAGCTGTGAGGAGAAATTGCAGTCTTGAAGATGCTTGGAAATACTTCAGGGTAAAAAAATTACTAGATATCGGTGCACACCTGGGACTGGTACTGCTCATCGAGAG from the Syngnathus scovelli strain Florida chromosome 13, RoL_Ssco_1.2, whole genome shotgun sequence genome contains:
- the golga2 gene encoding golgin subfamily A member 2 isoform X6, with the protein product MTWFVRAVVEHHSSSRMADQSRQIKLAAAKKKLKEFQQKSTPTSVGGEKGVGEGVQPGAGAKKKRKMKGPNQYDATSIDRNSPDNFDNILKALSQSNGIILPAYGKSQTVAAMETIASSGPPPKAELDRPSPMSNATSTNTATNLQSAGHHTDMLQDYPDTNGNESLSEENRQLSSTESLRQLSQQLNGLVSESSAAHLNGDSAPSIGERELDAQQCQGLTDQLQKERKEFEQKFSKEQGTMREQLQVHIQTIGILVSEKSELQTALQYTQQAARQKAGEAEELNSRLQSTKQRVSELERTLSSVSTQQKQLEKHNKELEKERDALRLEVFKQNNLSDESKQQSSELSEQLRQRAQETGALRLEVEDLHKRLEIADLMLQQCSTQSDPSSANQQIQLLLEEKQQIEVHNQQLMESVAQLKTERDCYAEQIQEGGRIWKDKTEQLLTQVSLVAEERDRNIERVQELEAAITELKNAAAILSQESKDQSAAEPQSSGPSESEMALQETLNTLQQEKDALDEQYQSQLRDNEQLSRLCSEQEARLAELEQQAEREAQEADDRRRMLEDVHSDKVTISRALTQNRTLKDQLAELQNGFVQLTNENMELTTAIQSEQHVKKELARRMGELQEQLHNVKEQLEEKNKEAQGLAEQRDQVAAHLQQYSAAYQTLVSEREQLHRQYYSQSQLMDRLQHDESQGRAQLEVSQNELKRAQEYLDNLVKDNEHLKAEVRELLNSSALAMAPRDEGDGVESQLPQENMTESSSIIIPQDFESQKEMEEFIRDALARLEAERDEARRLLREEQRLHMAAKHHTAVALSLQQHSHHGHEDHHHDHDHHHDHDHHHDHDHDHDHDHDHHHDHDHDHHHDHDHHHDHDHHYDHDHHHEHGHTQGQHSHCEHNHQHSEEGVPVEVHQALQTAMEKLQQRFTSLMQEKADLKERVEELEHRCIQLSGETDTIGEYIALYQSQRAIMKQKHQEKEQYISMLAQDKEEMKAKLAELQDLVMRLVAERNDWYGKYTGAVNGVASANPDLLPIDEDQRHPEHQAHRHDLGAGSGADAMELIPLSEPTASQEPPSPHSPPPPAEPKEDGTAQQIMQLLQEIQNPQGLPRPPPFMGENPCIPFFYRPDEQDEVKILVV
- the golga2 gene encoding golgin subfamily A member 2 isoform X7 — encoded protein: MTWFVRAVVEHHSSSRMADQSRQIKLAAAKKKLKEFQQKSTPTSVGGEKGVGEGVQPGAGAKKKRKMKGPNQYDATSIDRNSPDNFDNILKALSQSNGIILPAYGKSQDYPDTNGNESLSEENRQLSSTESLRQLSQQLNGLVSESSAAHLNGDSAPSIGERELDSRNQELSAALESSNLTNSQLNTKLDQLAQQCQGLTDQLQKERKEFEQKFSKEQGTMREQLQVHIQTIGILVSEKSELQTALQYTQQAARQKAGEAEELNSRLQSTKQRVSELERTLSSVSTQQKQLEKHNKELEKERDALRLEVFKQNNLSDESKQQSSELSEQLRQRAQETGALRLEVEDLHKRLEIADLMLQQCSTQSDPSSANQQIQLLLEEKQQIEVHNQQLMESVAQLKTERDCYAEQIQEGGRIWKDKTEQLLTQVSLVAEERDRNIERVQELEAAITELKNAAAILSQESKDQSAAEPQSSGPSESEMALQETLNTLQQEKDALDEQYQSQLRDNEQLSRLCSEQEARLAELEQQAEREAQEADDRRRMLEDVHSDKVTISRALTQNRTLKDQLAELQNGFVQLTNENMELTTAIQSEQHVKKELARRMGELQEQLHNVKEQLEEKNKEAQGLAEQRDQVAAHLQQYSAAYQTLVSEREQLHRQYYSQSQLMDRLQHDESQGRAQLEVSQNELKRAQEYLDNLVKDNEHLKAEVRELLNSSALAMAPRDEGDGVESQLPQENMTESSSIIIPQDFESQKEMEEFIRDALARLEAERDEARRLLREEQRLHMAAKHHTAVALSLQQHSHHGHEDHHHDHDHHHDHDHHHDHDHDHDHDHDHHHDHDHDHHHDHDHHHDHDHHYDHDHHHEHGHTQGQHSHCEHNHQHSEEGVPVEVHQALQTAMEKLQQRFTSLMQEKADLKERVEELEHRCIQLSGETDTIGEYIALYQSQRAIMKQKHQEKEQYISMLAQDKEEMKAKLAELQDLVMRLVAERNDWYGKYTGAVNGVASANPDLLPIDEDQRHPEHQAHRHDLGAGSGADAMELIPLSEPTASQEPPSPHSPPPPAEPKEDGTAQQIMQLLQEIQNPQGLPRPPPFMGENPCIPFFYRPDEQDEVKILVV